One Gopherus evgoodei ecotype Sinaloan lineage chromosome 1, rGopEvg1_v1.p, whole genome shotgun sequence genomic window, gtgattctgggtaaatgtcatcactcaattcttcctctgtgaaagcaacggcagacaatcatttcgcgccctttttccctggattgccctggcagatgccatagcatggcaaccatggagcccgttttgccttttgtcactgtcactgtatgtgtactggatgctgctgacagaggcagtactgcagtgctacacagcagcattcatttgcctttgcaaggtagcagagactttaccatccctattgcactatctgccattgtaaattcaCAATGAGATGGTTATTTTGCACCAGcgcagtcattttgcaccatttgcatttggaaattggcgatgatggttatcaatcgttttgtactgtctgctgctgtcatgggtgctcctggctggcctcgctgaggttggctgggggtgcatagacaaaaataggaatgactccccgggtcattcccttctttatgttttgtctaaaaatagtcagtcctccctagaatatggggtaagtgtactagagaaccagagagcatagctgctctgggtcagagccccagagatcctgtagaaatgatgagctgcatgccattctagggagtgcccctgcaacaaccccacctgttacttccctcctcccccaaccttcctgggctaccttggcagtgttcccccatttgtgtgatgaagtgaagtaataaagaatgcaggaataagagacattgagtttttagtgagataaaatgagggggaggcagcctccagctgctatgatagtccaggcaggacattaaaggggggggggagagaggagctcagtctccagctgctatgatgaggatggttagcaagccttctgtaccatctgccaagaatgaccaggagtcattcccatttttacccaggcgcccctggccgacctcaccgagaccagccagaagcactcatgggctgatgatgacgatggataccagtcatttagcaccatctgccaccgggaaggggatgctggtgttcagcgctgcaagaccccatctaccagcagcatgcggtagacatagggtgacattgaaaaaaggcgagaatttttttcccttttcttggggggaggaggggggaagggtgtaaatagacgacatacaccctgaaacacccgggaaaatgtttttgacccttcaggcattgggagctcagccgagaatgcaaatgcttttcggagactacaggaactgcgggatagctggagtcctcggtatcccctccctccctccatgagtgtccatttgattctttggctttctgttacgcttgtcatgcagcactctgctgagtccctgctgtggactctgtctatcatagcctggagattttttcaaatgctttgtcatttcgtcttctgtaacggatagaacagatttgtctccccatacagcgatcagatccagtatctcccgtacagtccatgctggagctctttttggatttgggactgcatcgccacctgtgcttatcagagctccacgctgggcaaacaggaaatgaaattcaaaagttcgtgggactcttcctgtctacctggccaatgcatccgcgttcagattgctttccagagcggtcacaatggtgcactgtgggatactgcccggaggccaatactgtcgaattgcggccacactaaccctaatccaacatggcaataccgatttcagcactactcccctcatcggagaggagtacagaaattggtttaaagagccctttataccgatataaagggcttcattgtatggacgggtgcagggttaattcggtttaacgctgctaaattcggtttaaacgcgtagtgtagaccaggcctaagagccaTTCTCTATCAATTTCCAGTGTGGGGAGAGTCCTTGGATCTAGTATATGCTTACTCTTTTGTATCAACAAAGCTTGTGTTAACTCTGAGTGCATGTTTCAAGACCCGGTGGgtaggggggtgtgtgtgtgtgtgtgtgtgtgtgtgtgtgtgtgtgtgtgtgtgtgtgtgtgtgtgtgtgtgtgtgtgtgtgtgtgtgtgtgtgtgtgtgtgtgtgtgtgtgtgtgtgtgtgtgtgtgtgtgtgtgtgtgtgagtgagagagagagagatttctgtgGACTAGGGAATTCTGTTTTAAACTGACTAGTTTAAATATGTGGCAGGTTGCTTTTAAACATACCCATTCCAGGCCTTTAGAAAAATCAAAGCAGCTAGCTTTAGAGGAGTTCTAGCAAGCGTTTTAAACAGTGTCACAATCACTCCCAAAGCAGTGATCAGTCTCTTCAGATTTCACCTTCTCTTGCATGTTCCTCTTGCATCATGCCATTTTATTGTAAAGGGTAAGTGGGTTTCTTGCTGGTGAAAAACGTCAAGCTAAGCTGTGGGGATATGGGAGTACTCTAGTTACCAGAGCTGGTGCAGCACATGCCTCAGCAACGTAAGCTTCCTCTATATACTGCCAGTCACACCAGGGTGACTCAATTCTCCCCAGGACAAAATACTGATAGTGTGAGCTGGAGAGGGGAATCATCTTCATGTCCCATTTAAGCATTGGTCTGTGAGACTATGAATTAACCAGTTAAGGTGAGGGTAGTGCAgctcagaccaatagtccatctagcctcCTGTCCTGTCCCTGCCAGTAGCCAATACTAGATGATTTAGAAACAATTCTGGAATGACCTGCCCATGAGGGAAGCATTTCCTAGTCCGGGCAGTTAGTGGTTGACTTATGCCTTGAAGCAGGAGTTTATATCCCTTCTATTTATTCTAACGGAAgctatccatataaatatctaataTTTGAATCTTACTAAACTCTTGGGCCAGGATCTCAAAGCTATTTAGCCACctaagttccactgatttcagcaagCAATAACTGCCTAAAGagctttgaggatttgggccttgcTTCAATACGTAGCGGCTAATTCAGAGTTCCACAGGGTAAGTGcacattatgtaaaaataattccttttcagcttaaatttgttgcctttcaCTTTGATTGCTCCTTGTCTCATATtatgagatggggggagggaagcactTAACTTTTCTATACCATTAATTTCTCAGACTGCTGTCAGATGTCCTCTCTGAACTAAGTAGTTCTAACTCCCATGTATTTTCAATGAGACATCAAAGTGCCTAAGTCAATTCTGAAAATGGGACGTTAGTGCTTTTGGAAGTATTACCACTAATCTTCTCAATTTTTCCACACCTGTAGTTTTCAtcacctctccctctgccccttctctttCTGCTGTATTGTTTTAGAGAAGAGACAATTACTAGACGCCTGAGAGCAGGTGTCCCACTGTTTTATAAAATGGCATATATAAACTATTCCTTTTGCGTCCTAATGTTGgttgctgcagctgctgttcaGTGAAGAGGCTTTTGCTGAGCTATTTGGAGTCTTATTGCAAAAAGTGGTGTTTGAGTAATGCACTGTACACTAGCTTGTCTGTCAACATTGACTCTACCGTTCATGTTGTAGGAGGAGTGTCAGCTACACCCTGGCTTTATGGACCTGATTTATAAGCTAGCCTAATACTAAACACCTAGGGACTGCTTTGCCCTGTAATTCATCTGCTAGAAGTAGGCCACTGCCAGACTCATattgtttacatttatattaAAGCTGCTATTGCCTTTTTCCTCCCTGTGGGTGGGAAAGTTATACATAAGATGGCAACCCCTGCAGGTTTAGCTATCTTTATCTTTTACTGCAGCATACTCAGCCAGTGgtgcagagctgggaccagaGCCAGGAGTCCAGCCACTGTGAGCTCATCCAACCCAGTGCTCACTCCACAGCAGTAGGAAGGAACCAAGCGTGGGAGCAGACACCTAAAACAGAAGGGAATACACTCTGACAGGATCAGCTGTTCCAGGCTGAAGAGCTTTAGGTTATACGTTAGGAACCTTTCCCTTCTGCTTCTGTCAATGGAAGCCAAGGGGAAATAGAAGCTATTTAAAAGTAAGAGCACCTGGGCCACTCCTTGCACACCAaactcctttctctctttcttgcgGGGCACAGCTTTGCCTTGCACGCTCTTCTGACACTGCTTTCTCAATACCTCACAATGGTCATGCACTAGCATTTgcacatttaatatattttatataatgaaGTCTCCTGTAGTTCCACACTCCACTGTCCAAAATGCTGTTCCTTCTACTTATATGTAGTGAGCAGTGGCCTGTAGGGATGGGAAAGAGGACTCACTAGCCTGCTCTGTCCAAGTGTCATGCATAGCTGGGCTATGCTCTTCCACTTGATGGACAAAAGCAAGCCTGAAGAGGCCTTCATACTTGTTGTGGGACTGAGAGTTAATACAGGCAGAAACAGCAGTTAGTTGGACTGTGTAAATACATGTTTAAATTGTTCTTAGCATGTCTCatggttacagggctagctgcacctctgttcTCTTCTTGGTCTGAGTACACTCCCTCAGCTGTCAGGCCTCGTGACTTCACCTCTCCTGGGGAGCAATTCCACAGTTCTCTCACAGGCTGGCTTTAGGAGTGGATCACCTGTTCTTACCCAGCAGGTCCAACTAGATTCAGCTCTTATGGTTCTTTCCTTCTGGAGTCTGTGACCAGCAGCATACACAGTGACTAAACCTCCTTAAAAACAATACTTTAAAttttaacagtaggaacaaatAATTTAGAGGATTTCAATAAACAGCTAACAGTCTCCATGCCTATCGCTTTCCATCTCCCAATAGCAGCCTAAGAAAACCTAATTGCTTCAGCCTCCGATATGGGTAGCTGGGTCAGTCTGGTGTCCCCACACGACCACCTCCTCTCTTGTGAGGAAGCCCCTTTTTAAATGGCCAAACTTCTTGAACTTCATTCTCAGACTTGGGCCCCTCAGGATAAAACTAGTTTTGCAAGTTGGCTGGAAAGAAAATCATCAGAAGTCCTCAAAGATAACTATTTGGGCATGGGCCCTTGACAACCCGTAAGTGCTTGCTGAGGGAGAGGGCTGCCCAGACCTAATTTTTAAGCCCCCTTGACCCAACCCTTTCTTCCTAACCTGAGACAGTGCCACTGCCTCCAGCCTATAGTAGTGGTGTCCCATCAGGTGGCTCAGCCCTATGAAAGGGTGGCTTATTTCAAGTTGTTCTTTTACTTGCTTCTATTAAACTAATTTTCATACAGTAAAAACCCCAATAACCATGTCAACATACATATTCGTAAGTTACAGAGCAGCTCCGCTACTATCACAGTAGGTATGACAAGTTTATTTTAAACAAGATGGCAAATTAAAAATGGCTCTTTAAACTTACTCTAACCAACTTCTTGAAACAAATTCAaagtacacttaaaaaaaacaggaaaagctACTCATTGCCAtatacatttctttttgtttctgcaCCAAGAACATGCACAAAAGGGAACTGGTCTTTGCACTGCTCTAGtctgtctgcagaagagagaaaTAAGTAATTGAGAAATCCCCTCTCCATCTTACACAACAAGGTCCAAGCAACATGTACAATAAGGAACACTAATGCCCAGGATTAACTATTTTGTCACTACAGCTGCCTGTTTCAGTAATATCTTGACTTCCcaaaactggcatttctgagaAACCTTCCCCGACTCTGTCTATTGTGTCACTGTGTATTGCAGGCAAGTGGGTGACAAAACACACCAATGAGGAAAGAGGAGCAACAGAAACAAATTTGAGGATTGCAATCAGACTAAAAAGAAGAGAGTGTATAGGACTGCTTGACATTTCAGCTCAGCCAGGCTATTTTACAAGGAGGCAATAATTCATGTAATTGATATTTGAgctggttttttgggggggcactCAATCTTTTAACCCCTTTGTTTTCAAGTGGAGAACAAGGGTCCTGCTTTCTGGGTATATAACAGATGGCAATAAAGTAGTCACCAACCTTCCAGAAATACATGGTACCTGTACAGGAATAGCAAAATGGATGAATGTCTCTGAAAAATCAACTTCCCCACCTGCTGGCCAAACTACATGTTGCAACATCCAAAGCATTTAGTGTTTTTTGGGTAAGAGAGAATTGCCTTTCTTGATCCAGCATCACAATCACTAGCCAAAAGGTCTCAACAGTATGCTACCTTCACCTTCATCAGCCGGTGGTgtttgcaaggcagggaggggtggatatTCTCAGGGGAAGTGAGAGAAAGCCACATCTAGCAGGTTTGGGACAGAGGAACTGATGTGGGTTAATACTAGGGCCAGCTGTACTATGCAGCAACACCACCCCCATGTGTTTAGTACCCTGATTTAGTGGGCTTGAGTGTAAACTACCAGCTGTATAAGGAGATCTGTgggagggaaggctgggaggagttcagtACAGAAGGGTTATTTCATTTCCACTCAGCAGTCTGAAGAAAAGTAGAAAATACTCATATAGTACCATGGGGAACAGAGACCTTTCACATAGCCCTAAGTCAGCCTAAAAAGAACTGTGCCTGAATTGCCTGAATGATCTGTGTCACCTCTGCCAATCCCACCCTACTGGATTAATGATTCCACCACAGAGGTGAGCAAGTACACTCTTTGCCATAGTGACTATGGATCAAGCACCATAAGCGTACATGGCATTACCCAAGGAGAAAAAAAGTGAAGGTCCTTGCCTGATGGAGATCATAACCTAAACAGAGATTTGAACAGTACTCACATCTCCTTTCTAGAGCATCCTTCCTTTTGCTGATAATTTGTTCCAGCTGCTCCACAATTCAGCTCTAAATCATCTCCTGTGCTTCCCCTAATGAGACCTGCCATTTTAAGCTGGCTTTTCCAGATCAGATGGATAAAAGGATCCTGCCTCAGAGGAGCAGAGTTTGCATCTGGCTTGAATGAAGAGTCTGCTCTATTCCAAGAGAACATGAGTGAGGTGCTGGCTGGAAGTGGGGAGTAGAGGACATATGATACACCCTAACACACATGATCTCCCTTGATGCTTTTGAGTCTACAGCATCCCATTGACTAACAAATTCTGTACAGACGTGACATCTAAACATATGCTGGCAAGAGGCGTAATCGCACTCCCCTGGTCTCTGATCCCAAACAGGAGGACAGGGTCAGTCCCATGCTCTGAACACTCAGTTTTGGAAAGCTCAGAGCTGCAAGACTTCTCATCACACTGCTCCAGCTCGCCCAAAATATTCTCTCTCAAACTTCCGAAAGTCTTCCTCTGTGAAGACAGTGCCTTCAGATTTCTTCTTCGGCTTCTCTGGGGGACGGTCTCTAGATTTCCTGCCCCTATTCTGGTCAAGaacctttaaaaaaagataaggAAAGATTATACAGCCTTTGCTAATCCAGTCCCAGACACAGTATAAACTACTGTGCCAGTAATCATCCCAAGCTGCAGTAACTCCCTACAATTCTAGTCCTGGCAATGCAGAGAATTAAGACAGATGTTTACTAGGATTAACAAAAGCTTGTGTTTGGGGCAGCAGCAGATTCCACATGGGTTTTTTGGGACTAATGTCAAAGCTGCTGGGGGCTTTGAAGCAAAAACCAACTGGCAGGGCTGAAAGCTCATCACAAATTTTGTTAAGAAGTGATTTACAGCATCCCTTTCCGCTACTTAGTTCTCTGCCTTTTGGTTTTGGCATGAGTCCATCTATTTGAAGACAAACAACAAAACATATTTCCCAGGTGAGTGGGAAGTACTACCCAAAGTGCTGTGAACTGCCTGCAGCAGAACAGGTTTCCCTGCTGAACAGCCATTGTAGCATGTAGGACAACTcaacagggagagggagaagcgTAGTCTAGTGGGCTacacacagggcagagaaagttaATTCTGTGTTCTCAACCTGGCTCCAACACCAATGCCCTACGCAGTGCTGGTAAAGCCTTAGCTTCTCCCCCTGGAACGTGAGGATACCACCTCCCTCCCTTAGAGGAATTGTGTGACTAGTATATAGGACACTATATATACTGAACTATTAAATAAACATCATCAACTTAACACATTTGTACTCTTTTCAAACCTTTCATGGGAACAGCAACTATAAAGGAAACAGagcaaaacatttccttttttccccagtttACTTTTTACACCTAACAGACTGTAGTCAGTTTCAGTAGATTTCCTAGTTGTATGGGTCTTTAAAAATCAACAtgggaaagaaacattttaagtgataggaaaacaaaacaaaatctcacAAGGGGCCCCACATGTAGAACCTAGAattaacaactttttaaaaaatggtcaacATGACATGTACTCATTGGTTCTATTAAAGACAGCTATGGAGGGCTGTAGACACACAAAGAAAACCAGGTCTGAATAAGGGGGCAAGGACTGTGGGGAAGAAATGGGTCAGAAAGAGGGAAGAGAAGTTTTAATGAAGAGAGTAAGGTTATATGATGATATTAACATTGTCAGCTGCCCTGAATTCTATCATTAAggggagaaaaatgaaaataacccAGAATTCTTGACTCCACTTGTATAACAGAAGATTATATTGGATACcccaaaatacacatttttctgtACAATTAGTTTTGGGAAATAGGCCCTACAAAATCATCTTGGTGGATTGTCCCAAAAATCTTAAAGACTGGCCCTGGGCATAGTTGTGTGATCATTATAGATcattttgggatggggggaggggggggtggaGTAAGTTATTTTGTAAACACACCTAAAAATTCTAAGGCCAACATTAGCTACCACTCAAACTCATTTTTAGCATTGACCTGTGCCGGGGTGTTCACCAATCTCCAAGGTGAAGGACCCATGGAAGTCACTTCCCCTTTACTGGTATTCTAGGGAACAAAAACAAGACTCCCTTGCCTGCTGCGTGATGGTTTTGTCTGCAGCGAATCGGCCCTTCTTCATATACTgcaagttcttcttcaagtgatccaCAGCCTGGCGCTTCTGATATTCCTCTGGGACAGggcagagagcaacaaaacatCTCTGTAAGCATGTATTGTATAACAACTAGATGAAGAGTACAGAGAGCCAGGTGGGGGTATTCCAACCAGGCGGGGGTATGACACTATTGCTGGAGTGTGTCCGGGTGCATCAAAACTTCGTTTTAGGAATCATGGGGACAGGATATCCATAAGGAGAAGTGCAAGGTAATGGTGATATGATTGTTATCAGGGCCCACGTGGTGCAGCCAGGCACAAAGAGATTCCTAGGGAGCCCTGGTCACGAGCAGGCCGGGCTAGGAGGTAGGGTTAACTGCATGCAACcggctgctccccccccccccccaaacctggcaGCCCCAAGAGAGCTGTTCTCCTACTCAAGATGGAATAGGATGACAGCGCCCCACCCACTTCTCCGCAGGGCCCTGGGGGCGGGGTGTTTTCAGAACAGCTGGTCCTCCTCGAGCGAGTCTCAGGTTTCTGtgcgcagccccctcccaccagcAAAGCAACATGGGGTAGTGGCGGCGGGGAGGTCTCAGTCACCTATCGCCGACTTGGTGACTTTGCCCTTGACCGTGGTCTTGTCCCTGCCAGGACCCCGAGCCGCCTTCTTCCTCTTCAGGGGTTTGCGCGGCCGCTGCTGGGGGCTGCTGAGCCCGGGCTGGcgtcctggggggcgggggagagaaagTTAATGTGACCGCGCAGGTGAAGGCTTTAAGCCCCCCTCAGGCCTGGTCTGGCCTCGCCCCGGGCCCGGCCGCTCACCCGCCGCCGtctccagcagctccagccccttcctcaGCAAGGAAGCCGACATTTTTCCTGCTCTTCCCACGCGGAGCCAGCTTCCGCCTCCTCCTGCAGCCCGGCCACACTTCCGGTCCCCCGCCCCGCCGCTTCCGCCGGCAGCCCGGCCACACTTCCGGCAGATACGCGCGGGAAAGTCACCGGTACTCCCAGTCCCGCACATGCGCAGAGGGCGGCCTGGGGTTTCTCGTGGCTGACGAGGAATTGCTCATGGTGATTCTGTGGATGCAGCGAGCACGGGGCAGcggctctcccccgccccccagcagcgTGAGGGGAGGCCCAAGGGCAggaaaccccactcccctccctgagatgccatcctgggttctcccccccagCTGCCAGCTTGGTAGGGGGAGCAGCCTGCTGCACAGAGGTGACCTCGCCCGCCTCCTCCCCGTCTGCCCGGACCGGGGCTCCCTGGAAACCTCTGCGCCTGGCTGCAGCTTGTGGGCCCTGATCTGAGTCATCAGAGCACGCTTAGCTGGTGCTTCTCCTGCAGGCCTGCGGCAGAGCTCTGCCTGCCTCACTCACCtgcagaagttgggccaataaaagacattccctcacccaccttgtagcCTCCCTCCCCAactgagactgtaaactcttcaggtcagGGGCTGTTTCTGCTTTATTTGTGTGTAGCCAACGCAATGGGGCTAGGGGCCTGGAGGTGCTGCCAGAGGGGAAATAATAAGTATAATGAAAATAATACCCTGGTATCATGATTTTCCAGACCAAGCTGCAAAACAACTGGGTCAAATCCCAGTCTTACTCCTGAGAGACACAGAATTTAACATTTCcaaaaattatatttattattcattagtattttacttatttatataACACCCCCTGACAGAGATGATGTTATTGTCTTCTAAATTTAGTCATAATTTGAATAGGTGGTCacaaaattatttgatttttagCCAATGCTGGTAGCAACAAGATGCTATGAGAGAAGAAGGGGAGGGGTTTATGCTCCCTTGACAAGTATGCTCTTAAGGCCCTacaggggcggggggggatggggggaatgaATATACTAGAAGTTTGTTTCCATTATTTTTCATGGCAAAAATATTTTAcggacaaaagtgctagtgtagacaaagcctgcaAAGCACTTCCACTTTTCTCTTAACCACCAGGGGCTGAGAGCATTGTTCCCACTGTTATGGGCTTATGTAATGAGCATTCAAGAGGCATGCTGAGAGGCTTTCCATTAGCACAGTCAGCCCCATGTGAGATCTATCTTTACATCCTCCTAAAACAACACAGAAGTAAGCTATCAGCATGGTCAATAGatgtaacattttccaaagtCCTGTCATTAATTCATTATAGTGTATTTCAGTCCTGTTAGTAACTGGGAGATtttctgcaggcatgactgccaAAGTTCCTCTTGACTATGTTCTGACTTCTCTTCATAGCTGCCTGGACTTGTCAGCCTTAGCAATGCTGGTGTATGTAATGATTCTACAATGGTTCCTGTCATGTGTCTGCGCTCACTGACACAGATTTTCTCATGACCTTTTCTGTTCCTCGAGGAATCAAGTTTTTGTCTATTTTCCCAAATGCCAAGCCATATAGTTTTTTCAGCAGTTCCCTTAAAAGTGCATTGATCATCTGtacattttaaattccttttgctaGTTTATCATCCCCTTAAATCACTGTTCATTCATAGGGTACAACTGCACTGCAATAAAAGGTCTGCAGCACAATTGCAGCTGGCCAAgagcagctgacttgggcttgcagggtttGGACTGATGAGCTAAAAATTGCATTATaggcatttgggcttgggctggagcccaggctctgaagcccTGTTAAGAAGTCGAGTGTCAGAGCCTGGGGTCCAGGCCAAGCCCcgaacat contains:
- the RPS19BP1 gene encoding active regulator of SIRT1, which codes for MSASLLRKGLELLETAAGRQPGLSSPQQRPRKPLKRKKAARGPGRDKTTVKGKVTKSAIEEYQKRQAVDHLKKNLQYMKKGRFAADKTITQQVLDQNRGRKSRDRPPEKPKKKSEGTVFTEEDFRKFEREYFGRAGAV